One genomic window of Daphnia pulex isolate KAP4 chromosome 12, ASM2113471v1 includes the following:
- the LOC124210085 gene encoding blastula protease 10-like, which produces MKFFPIVLILAVVCLAVAAGEARDEMCNSQKTPTKLIARRTWPSQIATTTAKPTTVNPSTTTAPTTATTTTTMATTTPLPILFNCSVHNPACGNMCTNLTSSGGVVQSPNFPGDYGNNDMRCEVSITAQADLMIQLKFTTFNVETGNAFLYVSDGVTILSHPTGNTIPALVPATTKKLVILFTFNRSNKPSSATYNWQATFSVTSQGSSCSVFNPACGSMCTNVTSEGTGVVQSSNFPGDYGNEDRQCQVSIVVPAGKRIQLTFTTFNLEAGYSSINVLESGKIYMFGVTGSAIPAVVATSANIVYLQFDNRASTKPNTATYNWQATYTAVAV; this is translated from the exons ATGAAGTTCTTTCCGATTGTTCTCATTTTGGCTGTCGTCTGCCTGGCTGTCGCCGCTGGG GAAGCCCGTGACGAAATGTGCAATTCCCAGAAGACGCCAACCAAGTTGATAGCGAGAAGAACCTGGCCCAGTCAAATTGCCACGACGACGGCCAAACCGACAACCGTAAACCCATCGACGACGACAGCACCAACTACTGCcacaactacaacaaccatggcaacaacaactcctTTGCCGATTCTTTTTAATTGCTCCGTTCATAATCCAG CGTGCGGAAACATGTGCACCAATTTGACGTCATCGGGAGGTGTTGTCCAATCTCCCAACTTCCCCGGCGACTACGGGAATAACGATATGAGATGCGAAGTCAGCATTACCGCACAAGCAGATTTGATGATCCAATTGAAATTCACAACCTTCAATGTGGAGACGGGCAATGCTTTTCTCTAt GTTAGCGATGGTGTAACAATTCTATCGCATCCGACCGGAAACACAATTCCTGCCCTAGTCcccgcaacaacaaaaaaattggtcaTCCTCTTTACCTTCAATCGCAGTAATAAACCCAGCAGCGCAACCTACAATTGGCAGGCGACTTTTTCTGTGACG AGCCAAGGGAGTTCTTGTTCCGTTTTCAATCCTG CTTGTGGAAGTATGTGCACCAACGTGACGTCAGAGGGTACCGGTGTTGTCCAGTCTTCCAACTTCCCCGGTGACTACGGGAATGAGGACAGGCAATGCCAAGTCTCTATTGTCGTGCCAGCAGGAAAGAGAATCCAGTTGACATTCACTACCTTCAATTTGGAGGCTGGCTACAGTTCTATTAAT GTTCTCGAAAGTGGCAAGATTTATATGTTCGGTGTAACCGGAAGTGCAATTCCTGCAGTAGTCGCAACATCAGCCAACATAGTTTATTTGCAGTTTGATAACCGTGCCAGTACTAAACCCAACACCGCAACATATAATTGGCAGGCAACTTACACTGCTGTGGCG GTGTAG
- the LOC124210084 gene encoding pleckstrin homology domain-containing family M member 2-like isoform X1 — protein MSPLANNSRLLVILGDAVKEVQLCISCPGGCKRYESNVAARLIHALDHALLDGLRNPKHGYWPVFSAILPPSALSFVNQLSSVTNSIGKGRAWLLLSLNEAVLEAFLATLEDRPSLLSDYYLPDALLRDPTSLQVLITLVSGLEHVGFDFLLDSAFLNANQPQSNGGPFVIDYERCESPLERFEISTESRQEAEDGIVGGDSTNKMDVSISGETTAMPAPVMKSPLVKRRSSNRSQHVRSSTHKRVSFHQELMQRPYDPTQLQHATSQNYLNISSYVDDRTNLMNLRRYHSELAIDQAGGSSSLAKYPTIAERGVPEGQEDPEGPKERPPPEQFLQKAVLRRKLLMVDQPKTPPFPATKDKRHYLDWAKQKWEDLNLFPFLPHLSRTNLSSNLPENEPLEVDVPQTEESLQTLLVPIEMNPNERYKSFKCFTNFYSGSPRSSQLVISQTMVYIVSSISTSPDNSPSVVWKSQLIDLIDVKVNWNYSVLVLCSTSMGDAGHYFLDFADPADLQTAASLIDVNLRRIRKDFQCVYVESLSQCQSYWQSRVLRWIDQDDLSAGTKCTIDIEYIGLLYFEESFVLQNHQASPTSGAGPNKSGHLMFRWSNSRSWHAGYFIIKGGVLYQFSHQSDRVPVMKMSLSEEECKGYGRNFHSRRPHTIELQFREEKSLLLAAASETEATEWLTSLSQSSFVWDNMMDTVASPSSVQQHRSPIACGVLVTRQQIFLFQSAQMDQLPVASAPLDLISVIMISLTDTFCLIELDYREASEGAGDWILYFQSENSFQEFLRATKRPREILSAASSSTLRNKSLFTIRWLFLKPVSFNGYTRCFFL, from the exons ATGAGTCCGTTGGCCAACAACAGTCGGTTGCTAGTGATTTTGGGAGACGCCGTCAAGGAG gTTCAGCTGTGTATTTCATGTCCCGGTGGCTGCAAACGCTACGAAAGTAACGTTGCGGCTCGTCTCATTCACGCTCTCGATCACGCGCTTCTCGATGGCTTGCGCAATCCGAAGCACGGCTATTGGCCCGTCTTTTCGGCCATTCTTCCTCCTTCTGCTCTTTCTTTCGTTAACCAACTTTCTTCCGTCACTAACAGTATCggcaaag GGAGAGCTTGGCTTTTGCTTTCACTGAACGAGGCCGTCCTCGAGGCTTTCCTCGCCACTTTGGAAGATAGGCCGTCGCTCTTGTCCGACTATTACCTGCCCGACGCTCTGCTTAGAGATCCGACATCTTTGCAGGTGTTGATCACCCTGGTTTCCGGCTTGGAACATGTTGGCTTTGATTTCCTGCTA GATAGCGCATTTCTCAACGCCAATCAACCGCAATCGAATGGCGGCCCATTTGTGATTGATTACGAACGATGCGAGTCTCCTTTGGAACGATTTGAAATCTCGACGGAATCCCGACAGGAGGCGGAGGACGGAATTGTTGGTGGAGACTCGACGAATAAGATGGACGTTTCAATTTCAGGAGAGACGACAGCCATGCCGGCGCCCGTGATGAAGAGTCCACTAGTCAAACGACGCAGCTCCAATCGGAGCCAACACGTCCGCTCGTCGACGCACAAGAGGGTGTCGTTCCATCAGGAGCTGATGCAGCGACCCTACGACCCTACGCAGCTCCAGCACGCAACTAGCCAGAATTATCTCAACATTAGCAGCTACGTGGACGATAGGACGAATCTGATGAATCTGCGTCGCTATCACAGCGAATTGGCCATCGACCAGGCCGGCGGCTCCAGCAGCCTGGCCAAGTATCCAACGATTGCCGAGAGGGGTGTTCCTGAAGGCCAAGAAGATCCCGAAGGTCCCAAAGAACGACCACCACCGGAGCAGTTCCTGCAGAAGGCTGTCCTCCGGCGGAAATTGTTGATGGTCGACCAACCCAAAACTCCTCCTTTCCCTGCAACGAAAGATAAACGCCACTATTTGGACTGGGCCAAACAGAAATGGGAGGATttgaatctctttcctttcctgCCACATTTGAGTCGAACGAATCTTTCGTCCAATCTCCCGGAAAACGAACCGCTGGAGGTTGACGTTCCACAAACTGAAGAATCTCTTCAAACTCTTCTTGTTCCCATCGAAATGAATCCCAACGAACGTTACAAG agtttcaaatgtttcacGAATTTTTATTCGGGAAGTCCTCGCTCAAGTCAACTCGTCATCAGCCAGACGATGGTCTACATCGTGTCCAGCATCAGCACTAGCCCCGATAACAGCCCGTCTGTCGTGTGGAAAAGccaattgattgatttgatagACGTCAAg gtaaaCTGGAATTATTCCGTCTTGGTTTTGTGTTCAACATCGATGGGAGATGCCGGTCACTATTTTCTGGATTTCGCCGATCCAGCAGATTTGCAAACGGCCGCCAG TTTAATAGACGTCAACCTTCGAAGGATCCGCAAGGATTTCCAGTGTGTCTACGTGGAATCGCTGTCACAGTGCCAAAGTTATTGGCAATCGCGGGTTCTCCGGTGGATCGATCAAGACGATCTTTCAGCT GGCACCAAGTGCACGATAGATATCGAGTACATCGGGCTGTTGTACTTTGAAGAATCGTTCGTGTTGCAGAACCATCAGGCGTCTCCCACTTCCGGTGCGGGACCAAACAAAAGTGGCCATTTAATGTTCCGTTGGTCCAACAGCAGATCCTGGCACGCCGGTTATTTCATCATCAA AGGTGGAGTGTTGTACCAGTTTAGTCATCAATCCGACCGTGTCCCAGTGATGAAAATGTCTCTCAGCGAAGAGGAATGCAAAGGATACGGCCGGAATTTCCATTCTCGTCGACCGCACACTATCGAGCTTCAATTCCGTGAGGAAAAGTCTTTACTCTTGGCCGCCGCTTCTGAAACGGAAGCCACTGAATGGCTGACGTCCCTGTCGCAGTCGTCGTTCGTCTGGGACAACATGATGGACACTGTCGCCTCGCCTTCCTCAGTCCAGCAGCACAGGAGTCCCATCGCTTGCGGCGTCCTCGTCACTCGCCagcaaatctttttatttcaatccgCCCAAATGGATCAACTGCCCGTCGCTTCGGCTCCGCTCGATTTGATTTCCGTCATCATGATCAGCCTGACGGACACGTTTTGCTTGATT GAGCTTGATTATCGAGAAGCCAGCGAAGGAGCCGGTGATTGGATCCTTTATTTTCAGTCTGAAAATAGTTTCCAAGAATTTTTGCGAGCCACCAAACGACCCCGCGAGATTCTTTCGGCCGCCTCGTCGTCGACTTTACGCAATAAAA GTTTGTTTACTATTCGTTGGCTTTTTTTAAAGCCCGTTTCCTTTAATGGCTACACGCgatgttttttcctttga
- the LOC124210084 gene encoding uncharacterized protein LOC124210084 isoform X2: MSPLANNSRLLVILGDAVKEDSAFLNANQPQSNGGPFVIDYERCESPLERFEISTESRQEAEDGIVGGDSTNKMDVSISGETTAMPAPVMKSPLVKRRSSNRSQHVRSSTHKRVSFHQELMQRPYDPTQLQHATSQNYLNISSYVDDRTNLMNLRRYHSELAIDQAGGSSSLAKYPTIAERGVPEGQEDPEGPKERPPPEQFLQKAVLRRKLLMVDQPKTPPFPATKDKRHYLDWAKQKWEDLNLFPFLPHLSRTNLSSNLPENEPLEVDVPQTEESLQTLLVPIEMNPNERYKSFKCFTNFYSGSPRSSQLVISQTMVYIVSSISTSPDNSPSVVWKSQLIDLIDVKVNWNYSVLVLCSTSMGDAGHYFLDFADPADLQTAASLIDVNLRRIRKDFQCVYVESLSQCQSYWQSRVLRWIDQDDLSAGTKCTIDIEYIGLLYFEESFVLQNHQASPTSGAGPNKSGHLMFRWSNSRSWHAGYFIIKGGVLYQFSHQSDRVPVMKMSLSEEECKGYGRNFHSRRPHTIELQFREEKSLLLAAASETEATEWLTSLSQSSFVWDNMMDTVASPSSVQQHRSPIACGVLVTRQQIFLFQSAQMDQLPVASAPLDLISVIMISLTDTFCLIELDYREASEGAGDWILYFQSENSFQEFLRATKRPREILSAASSSTLRNKSLFTIRWLFLKPVSFNGYTRCFFL; this comes from the exons ATGAGTCCGTTGGCCAACAACAGTCGGTTGCTAGTGATTTTGGGAGACGCCGTCAAGGAG GATAGCGCATTTCTCAACGCCAATCAACCGCAATCGAATGGCGGCCCATTTGTGATTGATTACGAACGATGCGAGTCTCCTTTGGAACGATTTGAAATCTCGACGGAATCCCGACAGGAGGCGGAGGACGGAATTGTTGGTGGAGACTCGACGAATAAGATGGACGTTTCAATTTCAGGAGAGACGACAGCCATGCCGGCGCCCGTGATGAAGAGTCCACTAGTCAAACGACGCAGCTCCAATCGGAGCCAACACGTCCGCTCGTCGACGCACAAGAGGGTGTCGTTCCATCAGGAGCTGATGCAGCGACCCTACGACCCTACGCAGCTCCAGCACGCAACTAGCCAGAATTATCTCAACATTAGCAGCTACGTGGACGATAGGACGAATCTGATGAATCTGCGTCGCTATCACAGCGAATTGGCCATCGACCAGGCCGGCGGCTCCAGCAGCCTGGCCAAGTATCCAACGATTGCCGAGAGGGGTGTTCCTGAAGGCCAAGAAGATCCCGAAGGTCCCAAAGAACGACCACCACCGGAGCAGTTCCTGCAGAAGGCTGTCCTCCGGCGGAAATTGTTGATGGTCGACCAACCCAAAACTCCTCCTTTCCCTGCAACGAAAGATAAACGCCACTATTTGGACTGGGCCAAACAGAAATGGGAGGATttgaatctctttcctttcctgCCACATTTGAGTCGAACGAATCTTTCGTCCAATCTCCCGGAAAACGAACCGCTGGAGGTTGACGTTCCACAAACTGAAGAATCTCTTCAAACTCTTCTTGTTCCCATCGAAATGAATCCCAACGAACGTTACAAG agtttcaaatgtttcacGAATTTTTATTCGGGAAGTCCTCGCTCAAGTCAACTCGTCATCAGCCAGACGATGGTCTACATCGTGTCCAGCATCAGCACTAGCCCCGATAACAGCCCGTCTGTCGTGTGGAAAAGccaattgattgatttgatagACGTCAAg gtaaaCTGGAATTATTCCGTCTTGGTTTTGTGTTCAACATCGATGGGAGATGCCGGTCACTATTTTCTGGATTTCGCCGATCCAGCAGATTTGCAAACGGCCGCCAG TTTAATAGACGTCAACCTTCGAAGGATCCGCAAGGATTTCCAGTGTGTCTACGTGGAATCGCTGTCACAGTGCCAAAGTTATTGGCAATCGCGGGTTCTCCGGTGGATCGATCAAGACGATCTTTCAGCT GGCACCAAGTGCACGATAGATATCGAGTACATCGGGCTGTTGTACTTTGAAGAATCGTTCGTGTTGCAGAACCATCAGGCGTCTCCCACTTCCGGTGCGGGACCAAACAAAAGTGGCCATTTAATGTTCCGTTGGTCCAACAGCAGATCCTGGCACGCCGGTTATTTCATCATCAA AGGTGGAGTGTTGTACCAGTTTAGTCATCAATCCGACCGTGTCCCAGTGATGAAAATGTCTCTCAGCGAAGAGGAATGCAAAGGATACGGCCGGAATTTCCATTCTCGTCGACCGCACACTATCGAGCTTCAATTCCGTGAGGAAAAGTCTTTACTCTTGGCCGCCGCTTCTGAAACGGAAGCCACTGAATGGCTGACGTCCCTGTCGCAGTCGTCGTTCGTCTGGGACAACATGATGGACACTGTCGCCTCGCCTTCCTCAGTCCAGCAGCACAGGAGTCCCATCGCTTGCGGCGTCCTCGTCACTCGCCagcaaatctttttatttcaatccgCCCAAATGGATCAACTGCCCGTCGCTTCGGCTCCGCTCGATTTGATTTCCGTCATCATGATCAGCCTGACGGACACGTTTTGCTTGATT GAGCTTGATTATCGAGAAGCCAGCGAAGGAGCCGGTGATTGGATCCTTTATTTTCAGTCTGAAAATAGTTTCCAAGAATTTTTGCGAGCCACCAAACGACCCCGCGAGATTCTTTCGGCCGCCTCGTCGTCGACTTTACGCAATAAAA GTTTGTTTACTATTCGTTGGCTTTTTTTAAAGCCCGTTTCCTTTAATGGCTACACGCgatgttttttcctttga
- the LOC124210084 gene encoding pleckstrin homology domain-containing family M member 2-like isoform X3, which yields MLALISCYAFLNANQPQSNGGPFVIDYERCESPLERFEISTESRQEAEDGIVGGDSTNKMDVSISGETTAMPAPVMKSPLVKRRSSNRSQHVRSSTHKRVSFHQELMQRPYDPTQLQHATSQNYLNISSYVDDRTNLMNLRRYHSELAIDQAGGSSSLAKYPTIAERGVPEGQEDPEGPKERPPPEQFLQKAVLRRKLLMVDQPKTPPFPATKDKRHYLDWAKQKWEDLNLFPFLPHLSRTNLSSNLPENEPLEVDVPQTEESLQTLLVPIEMNPNERYKSFKCFTNFYSGSPRSSQLVISQTMVYIVSSISTSPDNSPSVVWKSQLIDLIDVKVNWNYSVLVLCSTSMGDAGHYFLDFADPADLQTAASLIDVNLRRIRKDFQCVYVESLSQCQSYWQSRVLRWIDQDDLSAGTKCTIDIEYIGLLYFEESFVLQNHQASPTSGAGPNKSGHLMFRWSNSRSWHAGYFIIKGGVLYQFSHQSDRVPVMKMSLSEEECKGYGRNFHSRRPHTIELQFREEKSLLLAAASETEATEWLTSLSQSSFVWDNMMDTVASPSSVQQHRSPIACGVLVTRQQIFLFQSAQMDQLPVASAPLDLISVIMISLTDTFCLIELDYREASEGAGDWILYFQSENSFQEFLRATKRPREILSAASSSTLRNKSLFTIRWLFLKPVSFNGYTRCFFL from the exons ATGTTGGCTTTGATTTCCTGCTA CGCATTTCTCAACGCCAATCAACCGCAATCGAATGGCGGCCCATTTGTGATTGATTACGAACGATGCGAGTCTCCTTTGGAACGATTTGAAATCTCGACGGAATCCCGACAGGAGGCGGAGGACGGAATTGTTGGTGGAGACTCGACGAATAAGATGGACGTTTCAATTTCAGGAGAGACGACAGCCATGCCGGCGCCCGTGATGAAGAGTCCACTAGTCAAACGACGCAGCTCCAATCGGAGCCAACACGTCCGCTCGTCGACGCACAAGAGGGTGTCGTTCCATCAGGAGCTGATGCAGCGACCCTACGACCCTACGCAGCTCCAGCACGCAACTAGCCAGAATTATCTCAACATTAGCAGCTACGTGGACGATAGGACGAATCTGATGAATCTGCGTCGCTATCACAGCGAATTGGCCATCGACCAGGCCGGCGGCTCCAGCAGCCTGGCCAAGTATCCAACGATTGCCGAGAGGGGTGTTCCTGAAGGCCAAGAAGATCCCGAAGGTCCCAAAGAACGACCACCACCGGAGCAGTTCCTGCAGAAGGCTGTCCTCCGGCGGAAATTGTTGATGGTCGACCAACCCAAAACTCCTCCTTTCCCTGCAACGAAAGATAAACGCCACTATTTGGACTGGGCCAAACAGAAATGGGAGGATttgaatctctttcctttcctgCCACATTTGAGTCGAACGAATCTTTCGTCCAATCTCCCGGAAAACGAACCGCTGGAGGTTGACGTTCCACAAACTGAAGAATCTCTTCAAACTCTTCTTGTTCCCATCGAAATGAATCCCAACGAACGTTACAAG agtttcaaatgtttcacGAATTTTTATTCGGGAAGTCCTCGCTCAAGTCAACTCGTCATCAGCCAGACGATGGTCTACATCGTGTCCAGCATCAGCACTAGCCCCGATAACAGCCCGTCTGTCGTGTGGAAAAGccaattgattgatttgatagACGTCAAg gtaaaCTGGAATTATTCCGTCTTGGTTTTGTGTTCAACATCGATGGGAGATGCCGGTCACTATTTTCTGGATTTCGCCGATCCAGCAGATTTGCAAACGGCCGCCAG TTTAATAGACGTCAACCTTCGAAGGATCCGCAAGGATTTCCAGTGTGTCTACGTGGAATCGCTGTCACAGTGCCAAAGTTATTGGCAATCGCGGGTTCTCCGGTGGATCGATCAAGACGATCTTTCAGCT GGCACCAAGTGCACGATAGATATCGAGTACATCGGGCTGTTGTACTTTGAAGAATCGTTCGTGTTGCAGAACCATCAGGCGTCTCCCACTTCCGGTGCGGGACCAAACAAAAGTGGCCATTTAATGTTCCGTTGGTCCAACAGCAGATCCTGGCACGCCGGTTATTTCATCATCAA AGGTGGAGTGTTGTACCAGTTTAGTCATCAATCCGACCGTGTCCCAGTGATGAAAATGTCTCTCAGCGAAGAGGAATGCAAAGGATACGGCCGGAATTTCCATTCTCGTCGACCGCACACTATCGAGCTTCAATTCCGTGAGGAAAAGTCTTTACTCTTGGCCGCCGCTTCTGAAACGGAAGCCACTGAATGGCTGACGTCCCTGTCGCAGTCGTCGTTCGTCTGGGACAACATGATGGACACTGTCGCCTCGCCTTCCTCAGTCCAGCAGCACAGGAGTCCCATCGCTTGCGGCGTCCTCGTCACTCGCCagcaaatctttttatttcaatccgCCCAAATGGATCAACTGCCCGTCGCTTCGGCTCCGCTCGATTTGATTTCCGTCATCATGATCAGCCTGACGGACACGTTTTGCTTGATT GAGCTTGATTATCGAGAAGCCAGCGAAGGAGCCGGTGATTGGATCCTTTATTTTCAGTCTGAAAATAGTTTCCAAGAATTTTTGCGAGCCACCAAACGACCCCGCGAGATTCTTTCGGCCGCCTCGTCGTCGACTTTACGCAATAAAA GTTTGTTTACTATTCGTTGGCTTTTTTTAAAGCCCGTTTCCTTTAATGGCTACACGCgatgttttttcctttga